In Streptomyces capitiformicae, one genomic interval encodes:
- a CDS encoding acyl-CoA synthetase, with the protein MSQAPQRQAPQAQAPQGFWAQATADPDRTVLVAPDGEEWTAGRLHAEANRLVHGLRAAGLERGDAFAVVLPNGVEFFTAHLAATQAGLYLVPVNHHLVGPEIAWIVSDSGAKVLIAHERFAEAARHAADEAKLPATHRYAVGAVDGFRPYAELLAGQPESAPEDRTLGWVMNYTSGTTGRPRGIRRPLPGKLPEESYLGGFLGIFGIKPYDDNVHLVCSPLYHTAVLQFAAASLHIGHKLVLMDKWTPEEMLRLIDTRRCTHTHMVPTQFHRLLALPEDVRARYDVSSMRHAIHGAAPCPDHVKRAMIEWWGNSVEEYYAASEGGGAFATAEDWLKKPGTVGKAWPISELAVFDDDGSRLPPGELGTVYLKMSTGGFSYHKDEGKTKKNRIGDFFTVGDLGYLDEDGYLFLRDRKIDLIISGGVNIYPAEIEAALLTHPAVADAAAFGIPHDDWGEEVKAVVEPAPGFTPGPALAEEILAHCARELAGYKRPKSVDFTEAMPRDPNGKLYKRRLREPYWEGRQQSV; encoded by the coding sequence GTGAGCCAAGCCCCTCAGCGGCAAGCCCCCCAAGCGCAGGCCCCGCAAGGGTTCTGGGCCCAGGCCACCGCCGACCCCGACCGTACGGTGCTCGTCGCGCCCGACGGCGAGGAGTGGACCGCCGGGCGCCTGCACGCCGAGGCCAACCGGCTGGTGCACGGACTGCGCGCGGCCGGACTCGAACGCGGCGACGCCTTCGCGGTCGTCCTGCCGAACGGCGTGGAGTTCTTCACGGCGCACCTGGCCGCCACCCAGGCCGGCCTCTACCTCGTGCCCGTCAACCACCACCTCGTGGGCCCCGAGATCGCCTGGATCGTCTCGGACTCGGGCGCCAAGGTGCTGATCGCGCACGAGCGGTTCGCCGAGGCCGCCCGGCACGCCGCCGACGAGGCGAAGCTGCCCGCGACCCACCGGTACGCGGTCGGCGCGGTCGACGGCTTCCGCCCGTACGCCGAACTCCTCGCCGGACAGCCCGAGTCGGCGCCCGAGGACCGCACCCTCGGCTGGGTCATGAACTACACCTCGGGCACCACCGGCCGCCCCCGGGGCATCCGCCGCCCGCTGCCCGGCAAGCTTCCCGAGGAGTCCTACCTCGGCGGCTTCCTCGGCATCTTCGGCATCAAGCCGTACGACGACAATGTGCACCTGGTGTGCTCGCCGCTGTATCACACGGCGGTGCTGCAGTTCGCGGCCGCGTCCCTGCACATCGGGCACAAGCTCGTCCTGATGGACAAGTGGACGCCCGAGGAGATGCTCCGTCTCATCGACACCCGCCGCTGCACCCACACCCATATGGTCCCCACGCAGTTCCACCGGCTGCTGGCGCTCCCCGAGGACGTACGCGCCCGCTACGACGTGTCGTCCATGCGGCACGCCATCCATGGCGCCGCCCCCTGCCCGGACCATGTGAAACGGGCCATGATCGAGTGGTGGGGCAACAGCGTCGAGGAGTACTACGCGGCCAGCGAGGGCGGCGGCGCCTTCGCCACCGCCGAGGACTGGCTGAAGAAGCCCGGCACGGTCGGCAAGGCCTGGCCCATCAGCGAACTCGCCGTCTTCGATGACGACGGCAGCCGGCTGCCGCCCGGTGAACTCGGCACCGTGTACCTGAAGATGAGCACCGGCGGCTTCTCGTACCACAAGGACGAGGGCAAGACGAAGAAGAACCGCATCGGCGACTTCTTCACCGTCGGCGACCTCGGCTATCTCGACGAGGACGGCTACCTCTTCCTCCGCGACCGCAAGATCGACCTCATCATCTCCGGCGGGGTCAACATCTACCCGGCCGAGATCGAGGCCGCCCTCCTCACCCACCCCGCTGTCGCCGATGCCGCAGCCTTCGGCATCCCGCACGACGACTGGGGCGAGGAGGTCAAGGCCGTGGTCGAACCGGCCCCCGGATTCACGCCGGGTCCGGCGCTGGCCGAGGAGATCCTCGCCCACTGCGCCCGCGAACTCGCCGGGTACAAACGCCCGAAGAGCGTCGACTTCACCGAGGCGATGCCCCGCGACCCGAACGGCAAGCTCTACAAGCGGAGGCTGCGCGAACCGTACTGGGAAGGCCGGCAGCAGAGCGTGTGA
- a CDS encoding NAD(P)H-dependent flavin oxidoreductase, which yields MQTQLSNDLGVEHAVFGFTPFPAVAAAISRAGGFGVLGAVRYTAPDDLKRDLDWIEAHVDGKPYGLDVVMPAKKVEGVTEADVEAMIPEGHRQFVKDTLAKHGVPELAEGEASGWRITGWMEQVARTQLDVAFDYPIKLLANALGSPPADVIDRAHEQDVLVAALAGSARHARKHADAGIDIVVAQGYEAGGHTGEIASMVLTPEVVEAVDPLPVLAAGGIGSGQQVAAAFALGAQGVWLGSLWLTTTEAELPSPKLIEKLLAAGSGDTVRSRALTGKPARQLRTEWTDAWDDPQGPGALPMPLQGLLVAEAVSRIQKYEVEPLLGTPVGQIVGRMNSERSVQAVFDDLTRGFEKAVDRVNRIAGRSEEQ from the coding sequence ATGCAGACGCAGCTGAGCAACGACCTGGGCGTCGAGCACGCCGTCTTCGGTTTCACGCCGTTCCCCGCCGTCGCCGCGGCCATCAGCCGGGCCGGCGGCTTCGGGGTGCTCGGCGCGGTCCGCTATACGGCCCCCGACGACCTCAAACGCGACCTGGACTGGATCGAGGCCCACGTCGACGGCAAGCCGTACGGTCTGGACGTCGTCATGCCGGCCAAGAAGGTCGAGGGCGTGACGGAGGCCGACGTGGAGGCGATGATCCCCGAGGGGCACCGGCAGTTCGTCAAGGACACCCTCGCCAAACACGGCGTGCCCGAACTCGCCGAGGGCGAGGCCTCCGGCTGGCGGATCACCGGCTGGATGGAACAGGTCGCCCGCACCCAACTCGACGTCGCCTTCGACTACCCGATCAAGCTGCTCGCCAACGCCCTCGGCTCCCCACCCGCCGACGTCATCGACCGCGCCCACGAACAGGACGTGCTCGTAGCGGCCCTCGCGGGCAGCGCCCGGCACGCCCGCAAGCACGCCGACGCGGGCATCGACATCGTCGTCGCCCAGGGGTACGAGGCCGGCGGCCACACCGGAGAGATCGCCTCGATGGTGCTGACGCCCGAAGTCGTCGAAGCCGTCGACCCGTTGCCCGTGCTCGCCGCCGGCGGCATCGGCAGCGGACAGCAGGTGGCCGCCGCCTTCGCCCTCGGCGCCCAGGGTGTCTGGCTCGGCTCGCTGTGGCTGACCACCACCGAGGCCGAACTGCCCTCACCGAAACTCATCGAGAAGCTGCTCGCCGCCGGCTCCGGCGACACCGTCCGCTCCCGCGCCCTCACCGGCAAACCCGCACGCCAGCTCCGTACCGAATGGACCGACGCCTGGGACGACCCGCAGGGCCCCGGCGCGCTCCCCATGCCCCTCCAGGGCCTGCTCGTCGCGGAGGCGGTCTCCCGCATCCAGAAGTACGAGGTGGAGCCGCTGCTCGGCACGCCGGTCGGGCAGATCGTCGGCCGGATGAACAGCGAACGCAGCGTCCAGGCCGTCTTCGACGACCTCACCCGCGGCTTCGAGAAGGCCGTGGACCGCGTCAACCGGATCGCCGGAAGGAGCGAGGAACAGTGA
- a CDS encoding acyl-CoA synthetase, translating into MTAGRSVTVDGSLRRSARRTPARVAIHYGERSWTYAELEDAVSRAARALRDTGLRPGDRVGAYGHNSDAYLIAFLACARAGLVHVPVNQNLTGDDLSYILDQSGSTLVLTDPDLAGNLPEGLRTLPLRDADDSLLARLATTEPYDGEEPRAEDLVQLLYTSGTTALPKGAMMTHRALVHEYLSAISALDLSAGDRPVHSLPLYHSAQMHVFLVPYLAVGATNTILDAPDGDRILDLIEAGDADSLFAPPTVWIALSNRPDFETRDLSGLRKAYYGASIMPVPVLERLRERLPKLAFHNCFGQSEIGPLSMVLGPHEHKGRMDSCGRPVMFVEAKVVDEKGEDVPDGTPGEIVYQSPQLCEGYWEKPEETAEAFRDGWFHSGDLAVRDAHGFFTIVDRVKDVINSGGVLIASRQVEDALYTHGRVAEVAVIGLPDEKWIEAVTAVVVPRGEVTEAELITHARENLTHFKAPKKVLFVDELPRNASGKILKRELRDRFAEA; encoded by the coding sequence ATGACGGCTGGCCGCAGTGTGACGGTCGACGGAAGTCTGCGGCGCAGCGCACGGCGGACCCCCGCCCGCGTCGCGATCCACTACGGTGAACGCTCCTGGACCTACGCCGAGTTGGAGGACGCCGTCTCCCGCGCCGCCCGCGCCCTGCGCGACACCGGCCTGCGACCCGGCGACAGGGTCGGCGCCTACGGCCACAACTCGGACGCCTACCTGATCGCCTTCCTGGCCTGCGCCCGCGCCGGCCTGGTGCACGTCCCGGTCAACCAGAACCTCACGGGCGACGACCTGTCGTACATCCTCGACCAGTCCGGCAGCACCCTGGTCCTGACCGACCCCGACCTCGCCGGCAACCTCCCCGAGGGCCTGCGCACCCTCCCGCTCCGGGACGCCGACGACTCACTGCTCGCCCGACTCGCCACCACGGAGCCGTACGACGGCGAGGAGCCCAGGGCCGAGGACCTCGTCCAACTCCTCTACACCTCAGGCACTACCGCGCTCCCCAAGGGCGCGATGATGACGCACCGCGCGCTGGTGCACGAGTACCTCAGCGCGATCTCCGCCCTGGACCTCTCGGCCGGCGACCGGCCCGTGCACTCCCTTCCGCTCTACCACTCGGCACAGATGCACGTCTTCCTGGTGCCGTACCTCGCGGTCGGTGCCACCAACACCATCCTCGACGCCCCCGACGGCGACCGGATCCTCGACCTGATCGAGGCGGGCGACGCGGACAGCCTCTTCGCCCCGCCCACCGTGTGGATCGCGCTGTCCAACCGCCCCGACTTCGAGACCCGGGACCTCAGCGGTCTGCGCAAGGCGTACTACGGGGCGTCGATCATGCCGGTACCCGTCCTGGAGCGGCTCAGGGAACGCCTGCCGAAGCTCGCCTTCCACAACTGCTTCGGCCAGAGCGAGATCGGCCCCCTGTCCATGGTCCTCGGCCCCCACGAGCACAAGGGCCGCATGGATTCCTGCGGACGACCCGTCATGTTCGTGGAGGCCAAAGTCGTCGACGAGAAGGGCGAGGACGTACCCGACGGCACGCCCGGCGAGATCGTCTACCAGTCCCCGCAACTCTGCGAGGGCTACTGGGAGAAGCCCGAGGAGACCGCCGAGGCCTTCCGCGACGGCTGGTTCCACTCCGGCGACCTCGCCGTACGCGACGCCCACGGCTTCTTCACCATCGTCGACCGCGTCAAGGACGTCATCAACTCCGGTGGCGTCCTCATCGCCTCCCGCCAGGTCGAGGACGCCCTCTACACCCACGGCAGGGTCGCCGAGGTCGCCGTGATCGGCCTGCCCGACGAGAAGTGGATCGAGGCGGTGACCGCCGTCGTCGTCCCCCGCGGCGAAGTCACCGAGGCCGAACTGATCACCCACGCCCGCGAGAACCTCACCCACTTCAAGGCGCCGAAGAAGGTCCTCTTCGTGGACGAACTCCCGCGCAACGCGAGCGGCAAGATCCTGAAGCGGGAGCTGCGGGACCGGTTCGCGGAGGCCTGA
- a CDS encoding penicillin acylase family protein, translated as MRTRLRQLVVSAVALFTASTVLPSATAADGDRASGQHPSHGGLSAVIRYTEYGIPHIVAKDYANLGFGAGWAQAADQVCVLADGFVTLRGERSRWFGAEGITDFSLSSARGNLSSDLYFRGVRETRTVEKLLAEPAPVGPSRKAREMMRGWAAGYNAWLKQNQITDPACKDASWVTPVTELDVAARGLAIAAIAGEGRFVDAITTAQPPTGVTGSGSPASRAADATAVTGAADDLWGTGDMGSNAVAFRGDTTANGRGLLLGNPHYPWQGGRRFWQSQQTIPGRLDVSGGSLLGTPAISIGFNSHVAWSHTVSTGVPANFHQLTLDPADPTAYLVDGKPEKMTKRTVTVAVKDGAPVTRTQWRTRYGPVVNALGAQAPLPWTTTTAYALHDPNATNLRFADTSLGFGEARSTDDVLDSLAEHQGVPWVNTLAADRAGHTLFTQSQVLPRITDELAERCSTALGRTTYPASGVAVLDGSRGDCALGRDTDAVRPGIFGPARMPKLKDTPYVENSNESAWLANAESPITGYERIFGTYGTQAGLRTRGGLKDVAAMAERGDLTVRDLQGQQFANRVPAGDLAAEDVARACAALPGGTATGSDGKAVDVSDACGVIGAWDRAMDTDSRGALLFDRFWRKLPSSPQLWKVPFSAADPVRTPNTFNPEVPGFATALADTVTELRAAGIPLDAKLGDHQFVVRGGERVPIPGGAGRLGVWNVIEPTWNAASGGYTEVPFGSSHLQAVGWDDSRCPVARTLLTYSQSSNPNSPHYRDQTRLFSEEQWVTSRFCEQDILNSPRLRVIRVSE; from the coding sequence ATGCGTACCCGCCTGAGACAGCTCGTCGTCTCGGCCGTAGCCCTGTTCACCGCCTCGACCGTGCTGCCGTCGGCCACCGCCGCGGACGGCGACCGAGCCAGTGGACAACACCCGTCCCACGGTGGTCTGTCCGCCGTGATCCGGTACACCGAGTACGGCATTCCGCATATCGTCGCGAAGGACTACGCGAACCTCGGTTTCGGCGCCGGCTGGGCGCAGGCGGCCGACCAGGTGTGTGTGCTCGCCGACGGGTTCGTGACGCTGCGCGGGGAACGCTCCCGCTGGTTCGGCGCCGAGGGCATCACCGATTTCTCCCTGTCGTCGGCGCGCGGCAACCTCAGCAGCGACCTGTACTTCCGTGGCGTCCGGGAGACCCGCACGGTGGAGAAGCTGCTCGCCGAGCCCGCTCCCGTGGGCCCGAGCCGGAAGGCCCGGGAGATGATGCGCGGCTGGGCGGCGGGCTACAACGCCTGGCTGAAGCAGAACCAGATCACCGACCCCGCTTGCAAGGACGCCTCCTGGGTCACGCCGGTCACCGAACTCGATGTGGCCGCCCGTGGCCTCGCCATCGCCGCGATCGCCGGTGAAGGGCGTTTCGTGGACGCGATCACGACCGCGCAGCCGCCGACCGGGGTCACCGGCTCCGGCTCGCCCGCCTCGCGCGCCGCCGACGCGACGGCCGTCACCGGAGCGGCGGACGACCTGTGGGGCACCGGCGACATGGGTTCGAACGCGGTCGCCTTCCGCGGTGACACGACCGCCAACGGGCGAGGACTGCTGCTCGGCAACCCGCACTACCCGTGGCAGGGCGGGCGCCGCTTCTGGCAGTCGCAGCAGACGATCCCCGGCCGGCTCGACGTCTCCGGCGGTTCCCTGCTCGGCACGCCCGCGATCTCCATAGGCTTCAACTCCCATGTGGCGTGGAGCCACACCGTCTCCACCGGCGTCCCGGCCAACTTCCACCAGCTGACCCTGGATCCGGCCGACCCGACGGCCTACCTGGTCGACGGCAAGCCGGAGAAGATGACCAAGCGGACCGTGACCGTCGCGGTCAAGGACGGCGCCCCGGTGACCCGCACCCAGTGGCGGACCCGCTACGGTCCGGTGGTCAACGCGCTGGGCGCGCAGGCCCCGCTGCCGTGGACCACCACGACGGCGTACGCCCTCCACGACCCCAACGCCACGAATCTGCGCTTCGCCGACACCTCCCTCGGCTTCGGAGAGGCGCGGAGCACGGACGACGTCCTCGACTCCCTCGCCGAGCATCAGGGCGTCCCCTGGGTGAACACCCTCGCCGCCGACCGTGCGGGGCACACCCTCTTCACCCAGTCGCAGGTGCTGCCCCGGATCACCGACGAACTGGCGGAACGCTGCTCGACGGCGCTCGGCAGGACCACGTATCCGGCGTCCGGTGTCGCGGTCCTCGACGGCTCACGCGGCGACTGCGCCCTCGGCCGTGACACGGACGCCGTGCGGCCGGGCATCTTCGGCCCCGCCCGGATGCCGAAGCTCAAGGACACCCCGTACGTGGAGAACTCCAACGAATCGGCGTGGCTGGCCAACGCCGAGTCGCCGATCACCGGCTACGAGCGGATCTTCGGCACGTACGGCACCCAGGCCGGGTTGCGCACCCGAGGCGGGCTCAAGGACGTGGCGGCGATGGCCGAGCGGGGCGATCTGACCGTACGGGACCTGCAGGGGCAGCAGTTCGCGAACCGGGTGCCGGCGGGTGATCTCGCGGCCGAGGACGTGGCCCGGGCGTGCGCCGCGCTGCCCGGCGGTACCGCGACGGGCAGCGACGGCAAGGCCGTCGACGTCTCGGATGCCTGCGGGGTGATCGGGGCCTGGGACCGCGCCATGGACACCGACAGTCGGGGTGCGCTTCTGTTCGACCGGTTCTGGCGGAAGCTGCCGTCCTCGCCGCAGCTGTGGAAGGTGCCGTTCTCGGCGGCGGACCCGGTCCGCACCCCGAACACGTTCAACCCGGAGGTACCGGGTTTCGCCACGGCTCTCGCCGACACGGTGACGGAACTGCGGGCCGCGGGCATTCCGCTGGACGCGAAGCTCGGCGACCACCAGTTCGTGGTCCGCGGCGGCGAGCGCGTCCCGATACCGGGTGGCGCGGGAAGGCTCGGTGTGTGGAACGTGATCGAGCCGACGTGGAACGCGGCAAGCGGCGGCTACACCGAGGTGCCGTTCGGCTCCAGCCACCTCCAGGCGGTCGGCTGGGACGACAGCCGCTGCCCGGTGGCCCGGACGCTGCTGACGTACTCGCAGTCCTCGAACCCGAACTCGCCGCACTATCGCGACCAGACGCGGCTGTTCTCGGAGGAGCAATGGGTGACGTCCCGCTTCTGTGAGCAGGACATCCTCAACTCGCCCCGGCTGAGGGTGATCCGTGTGAGTGAATGA
- a CDS encoding serine hydrolase domain-containing protein — translation MSRRQLGRRVLAVGGGLAVLPFPAGPVAASSVGGGRPTLRHGSPERAGLLAEHLDRLVADAEAFLGPSPTHPWYAGAVLLAGRGGTVALHQPIGMAVRYSAYDEKADAGVQFPAEQQIPMAEDTVFDLASVSKLFTSILAVQQIERGALELEGKVSAYLPEFGGAGKQDITVRQLLTHTSGFRAWIPLYKEPTHEGKLRLIWDEVPLNPPGTKYLYSDLNLISLQLVLEEITGLGLDRLLRNEITAPLGMHRTRFNPPASWKSRIAATEDARAPWSGLDRGLVWGEVHDENAFSLGGVAGHAGVFSSAWDLAVLGRTLLNGGAYGRARILEPESVELMFTDFNTAFPGDEHGLGFELYQHWYMGAMATPRTAGHTGFTGTSLVLDPTTDSFLVVLGNSVHPVRSWRSGSAPRVTAANNLARAVPVRPARSRTAWFSGMATATTATLALPSLDTVGDGPRLRCALWWDTEPRADALFLETSTDDSASWQPVPFTTVRAGEDPRHHPAGTVTGWSDRVWHRLTARLPRAAGTVVRWRYATDRLYVGRGAYVDGLRVEMGGGVLFDDKRPADAGRIDAVGWTASAT, via the coding sequence ATGAGTCGTCGTCAGCTTGGCAGGCGCGTGTTGGCGGTCGGTGGTGGGCTCGCTGTGCTGCCCTTTCCCGCCGGGCCGGTCGCCGCTTCCTCCGTCGGAGGTGGTCGCCCGACCCTGCGTCATGGTTCTCCCGAGCGGGCCGGGCTACTCGCCGAGCATCTGGACCGGCTCGTCGCCGACGCCGAAGCCTTTCTCGGGCCCTCCCCCACGCACCCCTGGTACGCCGGTGCCGTATTGCTCGCCGGGCGGGGCGGGACCGTCGCGTTGCACCAGCCGATCGGGATGGCCGTCCGGTACTCGGCGTACGACGAGAAGGCGGATGCAGGGGTGCAGTTCCCGGCGGAGCAACAGATCCCCATGGCCGAGGACACCGTGTTCGATCTGGCCTCGGTGTCGAAGCTGTTCACCTCGATTCTTGCCGTGCAGCAGATCGAGCGGGGGGCGTTGGAGCTCGAGGGGAAGGTCAGCGCGTATCTGCCGGAGTTCGGGGGCGCGGGCAAGCAGGACATCACCGTTCGTCAGCTCCTCACCCACACCTCGGGATTCCGCGCCTGGATCCCGCTGTACAAGGAGCCGACGCACGAAGGGAAGTTGCGGCTCATCTGGGACGAGGTGCCGCTGAATCCGCCGGGGACGAAGTATCTGTACTCGGATCTGAATCTGATCTCGTTGCAGCTGGTGCTTGAGGAGATCACCGGTCTCGGATTGGATCGGCTGCTCCGAAACGAGATCACTGCTCCACTCGGGATGCACCGCACTCGGTTCAATCCGCCGGCCTCGTGGAAGTCGCGGATCGCGGCGACCGAGGACGCCCGCGCGCCCTGGTCGGGGCTCGATCGGGGGCTGGTGTGGGGGGAGGTGCACGACGAGAACGCCTTCTCGCTCGGCGGGGTCGCGGGGCACGCCGGGGTCTTCTCCTCGGCGTGGGATCTGGCCGTCCTCGGGCGGACGCTGCTCAACGGCGGCGCGTACGGCAGGGCCCGCATCCTGGAGCCCGAGTCGGTGGAGCTGATGTTCACCGACTTCAACACCGCGTTCCCCGGCGACGAGCACGGGCTGGGCTTCGAGCTCTACCAGCACTGGTACATGGGCGCGATGGCCACGCCGCGCACCGCCGGTCACACCGGCTTCACCGGCACCTCGCTCGTCCTCGACCCGACGACCGACTCCTTCCTCGTCGTGCTCGGCAACTCCGTGCATCCAGTGCGCAGTTGGCGGTCCGGGTCGGCGCCCCGGGTCACCGCCGCGAACAATCTCGCCCGGGCCGTCCCCGTACGCCCCGCCCGAAGCCGCACGGCCTGGTTCTCCGGCATGGCGACCGCCACGACGGCCACGCTCGCCCTGCCGTCGCTCGACACGGTCGGCGACGGCCCTCGGCTGCGCTGCGCCCTGTGGTGGGACACCGAGCCCCGGGCCGACGCCCTCTTCCTGGAGACATCCACGGACGACAGCGCCTCCTGGCAGCCGGTCCCGTTCACGACCGTACGTGCGGGTGAGGACCCCCGGCACCATCCGGCCGGCACGGTCACCGGCTGGTCGGACCGGGTCTGGCACCGGCTCACCGCACGGCTGCCCCGGGCGGCCGGGACCGTCGTGCGCTGGCGCTACGCGACCGACCGGCTGTACGTGGGCCGGGGCGCGTACGTCGACGGGCTGCGGGTCGAGATGGGGGGCGGTGTCCTCTTCGACGACAAGCGCCCGGCGGACGCCGGACGCATCGACGCGGTGGGCTGGACCGCGTCGGCCACATGA
- a CDS encoding SAM-dependent methyltransferase — protein sequence MAQDSLTPETDWIGRIDTSVPHSARIWNYWLGGKDNYPVDHEAGDAFRAVFPGVTDLARDSRAFLGRAVRFLAGEAGIRQFLDIGTGLPTADNTHEIAQRVAPDARIVYVDNDPLVLTHARALLTSTPEGATDYIDSDLHDPETVLREAARTLDLTRPVALTMMQVSGHIADYDEALAIVGTLMSAFPSGSYFAFNDSVDTNKANAEATRQYNESGAVPYHLRSPEQLAGFFTGLELLEPGVVPLNDWRPDPSSGTSGEVIAVGGVARKP from the coding sequence GTGGCGCAGGACTCGTTGACCCCGGAGACGGATTGGATCGGCAGGATCGACACATCGGTCCCGCACTCGGCCCGTATCTGGAACTACTGGCTGGGCGGCAAGGACAACTACCCGGTCGACCACGAGGCGGGCGACGCGTTCCGCGCGGTGTTCCCCGGGGTCACCGACCTGGCCCGTGACTCCCGGGCCTTCCTCGGCAGGGCGGTCCGATTCCTCGCCGGTGAGGCCGGGATACGTCAGTTCCTCGACATCGGCACCGGACTGCCGACCGCCGACAACACGCACGAGATCGCCCAGCGGGTGGCCCCCGACGCGCGGATCGTCTACGTCGACAACGACCCGCTGGTGCTGACCCACGCGCGGGCCCTGCTCACGAGCACGCCCGAGGGCGCGACCGACTACATCGACTCCGATCTGCACGACCCGGAGACCGTGCTGCGGGAGGCGGCGCGGACCCTGGACCTCACCCGGCCGGTCGCGCTGACGATGATGCAGGTCAGCGGGCACATCGCCGACTACGACGAGGCGCTGGCCATCGTCGGCACGCTCATGTCGGCTTTCCCCTCGGGGAGTTACTTCGCGTTCAACGACAGCGTGGACACGAACAAGGCCAACGCCGAGGCCACACGCCAGTACAACGAGAGCGGCGCGGTCCCCTACCACCTGCGGAGCCCGGAGCAACTCGCCGGATTCTTCACCGGGTTGGAGCTGCTGGAGCCAGGGGTCGTCCCGCTGAACGACTGGCGGCCCGACCCGTCGTCAGGGACGTCGGGCGAGGTGATCGCAGTGGGCGGGGTCGCGCGCAAGCCGTGA
- a CDS encoding DUF2795 domain-containing protein, which produces MAELSPTDLQKALKGMEYPTDKKHLVERARENHADDKVVSRLNGLKRDRFDGPNEVQKAVFNE; this is translated from the coding sequence ATGGCCGAGCTCAGCCCCACCGACCTGCAGAAGGCACTCAAAGGCATGGAGTACCCGACGGACAAGAAGCACCTCGTCGAGCGTGCCCGCGAGAACCACGCCGATGACAAGGTCGTGAGCCGCCTCAACGGGCTCAAGAGGGACCGCTTCGACGGCCCGAACGAGGTCCAGAAGGCCGTGTTCAACGAGTAG